The genomic window CATTAGGAGTATATATATGAAAATTTTAATCAAAATAGTTTTAGGGTTTTTCCTTACATTTGGATTTCTACATGCTGAATTATTGGAGCAAAATGGACAAAAAGATGGATATGATGTAAGACTTAGTTCAACAAATGCTTTAATTGTTGGAAATAATGAGTTATACGTTGAGTTATTAAAAGATTCAAAAAGAGTAGATACAGTTAAAGTAAAAGTAAAATTCTTTATGCCAGAAATGCCAGGAATGCCATATATGGAATCAGAAGATAATGGAGTTTTAACTAATGGAAAATTTAAAATGAATATAAACCTTCCAATGAGTGGAACATGGCAATATCAATTGAAATTTAAAACTGATGATGGTGTCGTTCACACAGTAAAAGGTAGTGTAAACTTATAATGTTAAAAAGAATATTACTAAGCTCATCACTTACTATTTCACTTTTAAGTGCTACAACAATAGATGAATTGGTAAAAAATAGTTTTGAAAAAAATTATGATTTGAAGAGTTTAGATAAATCAATAAAAATTGCAGAGCATCTAATATCTTTATCAAAAAATTGGCAAAATCCAATATTATCATTTGGCGCAAATGATTTATGGATAAATGATTTATCTTCAAGGGATAAAGAGGCAATGCAAGCCTCTTTTATAGGAATTTCACAGGTTGTACCAACAGCATCTAAACTTGACATAAAAGAATCTATTGCAAGAAATGATAAAAATATTAAGATAGAAGATTTGGAAGATAAAAAGCTTGAATTAGAGTCAAAGATATATGAATATGCCTATGATATTTTAATATCAGAAGAAAAATATAAACTTTTAGATTCTTATGAACAGAATGTTAAAAAGTTAGAAAGTTTATATACTTCTTTATATAAATACCAAAAAGCTACCCAAAACGAGATATTAAATTCACAAATATCATCTTTAAATATCAATTTAGAAAAACAAAAACTAAAAAATTTGATTGATAATTTTTATTTGAAATTAGAACAAATTACATATTTAAAAATTGATCATATAGATGAAAAAATAGATATAAAAAAAATTGATTTATTATTAGATAATCCCGAGCATCCAAAATTCAAAATTTTAGAAGAGAGTGCAAAAAAATCAAATGAAATTGCTAAATTTGAAAGTGCAAAAAAGATACCTGATGTTCAAGTTAGTCTTGCATATTTTCAAAGAGATGATAAATTCAATGATTATGTAAATGTGGCTGTTAGTATTCCTCTTCCTATTTATAATACAGAGAATACAGCAAAATTGCAAGCAAAAGTAAATGTAAATGAAACAAATGATAAGTTGGAACAATTAAAACATAACTTTTTACTTCAAACACAAATGCTAAAAAATAGTTTGAATAATTCATAT from Arcobacter venerupis includes these protein-coding regions:
- a CDS encoding FixH family protein — translated: MKILIKIVLGFFLTFGFLHAELLEQNGQKDGYDVRLSSTNALIVGNNELYVELLKDSKRVDTVKVKVKFFMPEMPGMPYMESEDNGVLTNGKFKMNINLPMSGTWQYQLKFKTDDGVVHTVKGSVNL
- a CDS encoding TolC family protein — its product is MLKRILLSSSLTISLLSATTIDELVKNSFEKNYDLKSLDKSIKIAEHLISLSKNWQNPILSFGANDLWINDLSSRDKEAMQASFIGISQVVPTASKLDIKESIARNDKNIKIEDLEDKKLELESKIYEYAYDILISEEKYKLLDSYEQNVKKLESLYTSLYKYQKATQNEILNSQISSLNINLEKQKLKNLIDNFYLKLEQITYLKIDHIDEKIDIKKIDLLLDNPEHPKFKILEESAKKSNEIAKFESAKKIPDVQVSLAYFQRDDKFNDYVNVAVSIPLPIYNTENTAKLQAKVNVNETNDKLEQLKHNFLLQTQMLKNSLNNSYENYKLIQQEIIPLKQKIQKNIENYNSFDLIKPQESISNLNELISYETKALDELQKYYENYSQLLYFTNKGIK